In Aspergillus nidulans FGSC A4 chromosome II, a single window of DNA contains:
- a CDS encoding GFA family protein (transcript_id=CADANIAT00005188), whose product MHAPQQEYFAGTEVVLYGHGSYKEHCTSLFAFHGVTHGATLELALYEDFVQSQELPLSVMLTSTVVGHFTSSPSSQPTRKVLTLTHEPNNSTPPAFSCPRNAFLHRLLHLPQNTVRSDSFVARRRADVIMSLMIAVWNAGIDESMQKAFGGNYGLTAKIPKDALKITAGKTKEFAADNGSGSIVHREFCDNCGSFICEYGDAVKDKFRYIVVGSLDDPEVLPPKGEFFCKDRASWMPEIPNVFHKKEIKE is encoded by the exons ATGCATGCTCCTCAACAAGAATATTTCGCTGGCACAGAGGTTGTACTGTACG GTCATGGCTCTTACAAGGAGCATTGTACCTCGCTTTTTGCGTTCCACGGTGTGACCCATGGAGCGACTCTGGAGCTAGCACTATACGAGGACTTCGTTCAATCACAAGAGCTGCCTCTCTCAGTTATGCTTACTTCTACAGTCGTTG GACACTTCACCTCATCACCATCTTCTCAGCCAACACGCAAGGTCCTCACTCTAACTCATGAGCCTAACAATTCAACGCcgcctgctttctcttgtcCGCGCAATGCCTTCTTACACCGgctcctgcacctgccgCAAAATACAGTACGATCTGACTCTTTCGTCGCCCGACGACGCGCGGACGTCATTATGTCATT AATGATTGCGGTATGGAACGCAGGTATTGACGAGTCGATGCAGAAAGCATTTGGCGGGAACTACGGCCTGACAGCGAAGATCCCCAAGGACGCGCTGAAGATTACGGCCGGCAAGACGAAAGAGTTTGCCGCCGATAATGGCTCGGGATCAATTGTGCATCGTGAGTTCTGTGATAACTGTGGGAGTTTTATCTGTGAATACGGG GACGCTGTTAAGGATAAATTTCGGTACATCGTCGTTGGATCGCTCGATGATCCGGAGGTACTACCGCCCAAGGGCGAATTCTTCTGCAAGGACAGAGCCAGCTGGATGCCTGAGATACCCA ACGTATTCCATAAGAAGGAGATTAAAGAGTGA
- a CDS encoding uncharacterized protein (transcript_id=CADANIAT00005189) — MASASRPRCDEFEIAIFTVLKVERDAIEAALDEEYECDGFVYSRAPSDVNTYTVGRLGCHHVVLVYLPRMGSMDSAPAAASMKATFPGIKLALVVGVCGVNPHLKDEDGHEVLLGDVLISTAVVMVNSEQRYPGRLTVWTEIEDVLGRAPTMIRAFLQKLQGVKTHGRLKNKTTRYANAIVMGLGGRGAYPRTNQDKLFPTQYRHKHQDPEKCSICARCTVPLHRVCDNALVSSCGSLGCDDGCLVRRKRLEDGKRLRLAAFSSNGATGTGDPLQPCIWFGRFSCSEFVLKSGIHRDQVARENKIIAFEMEGAGTWDNLPTIIIKGACDYADSHKNKIWQPYAATTAAACAKAVVEEWRTSQLQPGCRTGVFTT, encoded by the exons ATGGCATCGGCCTCACGTCCAAGGTGCGACGAGTTCGAGATTGCGATATTCACCGTCTTAAAGGTCGAGCGCGACGCCATCGAAGCGGCTTTGGACGAAGAGTATGAATGCGACGGCTTCGTCTACAGCCGGGCACCCAGCGATGTTAATACCTATACTGTCGGACGGCTTGGTTGCCACCATGTCGTATTGGTGTACCTCCCCAGGATGGGTAGCATGGACTCTGCCCCGGCTGCCGCAAGTATGAAGGCCACGTTCCCTGGCATCAAGCTCGCCCTGGTGGTCGGAGTATGCGGTGTGAATCCCCATTTAAAGGACGAAGATGGACATGAAGTTCTCTTGGGCGATGTCCTGATCAGCACTGCTGTCGTGATGGTAAACTCCGAGCAACGATACCCAGGTCGGTTGACCGTCTGGACAGAGATTGAGGACGTGCTCGGTCGTGCACCAACAATGATTCGCGCTTTCTTGCAAAAGCTCCAGGGAGTGAAGACACATGGAAGGCTCAAAAACAAAACCACGCGGTACGCCAATGCTATTGTGATGGGTCTGGGCGGCCGTGGTGCATATCCGCGGACAAACCAGGACAAGCTGTTCCCCACACAGTACCGACATAAACACCAGGATCCTGAAAAGTGTTCCATTTGCGCACGATGCACGGTGCCACTTCACAGAGTCTGTGACAACGCTCTGGTCAGTTCTTGTGGGAGTTTGGGTTGCGATGATGGGTGCCTGGTACGCCGAAAACgtcttgaagatggcaaaaGACTTAGACTCGCCGCATTTTCGTCAAATGGTGCCACAGGTACAGGTGATCCTTTGCAGCCTTGTATCTGGTTTGGGCGATTTTCATGCTCCGAGTTCGTGTTGAAGAGTGGGATCCACCGTGATCAGGTTGCGCGAGAAAACAAAATCATCGCCTTCGAGAtggaaggagcaggcacCTGGGATAACTTGCCCACTATTATCATCAAAGGTGCCTGTGATTATGCAGATAGCCACAAGAACAAAATATGGCAGCCCTACGCCGCAACTACCGCTGCAGCGTGCGCAAAGGCAGTTGTGGAAGAATGGAGGAcatcccagctgcagcctg GGTGTCGCACGGGAGTCTTCACAACTTGA
- a CDS encoding uncharacterized protein (transcript_id=CADANIAT00005190), protein MTILLLVTTLVAACAIGLAVGWKLTLMSREEIKKAYEKPASYACDATSAIRTVAYLTREADICNHYHKQLLSQGYTLVWPVLKSSVLYAASRSLQFLCMSLGFWYGGTLFGRREYSMYPTRPNQPVLRGLELHVKPGHLVVQFEYDNGRYYPLHYPTTSTSVIDSEQDYAFPNDGDELARKDPEHHIFLLLLEGGLYLAPVIDPQRILDLGAGTGIWAIGVADRHPLASVVGAGLSPVQPSLSTTENDWAFQRNSFDLIHSRLLLASVSDYPRLFRQALSALKPGKYFEMHEIDSGIECDDDFNPADSSALQWSNLFFEGRRRIGYPIPAPAEYKTLMEEAGFVDVRLKIMKNPTNVWPKERNMKRLLLFNWQERIMNGIPEIHHVTVVG, encoded by the exons ATGACGATTCTCTTGCTGGTCACAACCTTAGTTGCCGCCTGCGCCATTGGTCTGGCCGTAGGGTGGAAGCTTACTCTGATGT CTCGAGAAGAGATAAAGAAAGCCTACGAGAAACCTGCAAGCTATGCCTGCGATGCCACCTCAGCTATCCGAACCGTAGCTTACTTGACCCGCGAGGCGGACATTTGCAACCACTACCACAAGCAGCTCCTCTCGCAAGGCTACACACTGGTGTGGCCTGTCCTCAAGTCATCCGTTCTTTACGCGGCATCACGATCACTCCAGTTTCTCTGCATGTCTCTCGGCTTCTGGTATGGAGGGACCTTGTTTGGCAGACGCGAATATTCCAT GTACCCAACGCGACCAAACCAGCCTGTTCTGCGAGGACTTGAACTGCATGTCAAGCCCGGGCA CTTGGTGGTGCAGTTTGAGTATGATAATGGACGAtattatcctcttcactATCCTACTACGAGCACGAGCGTGATTGACAG TGAGCAAGACTATGCATTCCCCAACGATGGG GACGAACTTGCACGCAAGGATCCTGAGCACCatatcttcctgctgcttctcgagGGTGGACTGTACCTCGCCCCAGTAATTGATCCACAGCGGATCCTCGACCTAGgcgctgggactgggatatgGGCAATCGGTGTCGCAGACAGGCATCCCTTGGCGTCAGTTGTCGGGGCCGGTCTCTCCCCGGTGCAACCGTCATT ATCGACAACTGAGAACGATTGGGCCTTTCAGCGCAATTCGTTCGACCTAATCCACTctcggctgctgctggccagcGTCTCCGACTATCCGAGGCTGTTCCGTCAAGCGCTGAG TGCCCTGAAGCCTGGCAAATATTTCGAGATGCACGAAATTGACTCGGGCATCGAATGCGATGACGATTTCAATCCCGCAGACAGCAGTGCACTGCAGTGGTCCAACCTGTTCTTTGAGGGTCGTAGGAGAATCGGTTATCCCATTCCCGCACCAGCCGAGTACAAAACCCTAATGGAAGAGGCTGGGTTTGTTGATGTGAggttgaagatcatgaaaaACCCCACCAATGTCTGGCCCAAGGAGAGGAATATGAAGCGGCTGCTCTT ATTTAATTGGCAAGAAAGAATCATGAACGGAATTCCCGAAATACACCATGTCACAGTGGTCGGATAG
- a CDS encoding small heat shock protein hsp30 (transcript_id=CADANIAT00005191) gives MSLFRTIPTPGEFAPLFRLLDDYDVHRSTRGQTVVQSFAPRFDVRESNEAYHLDGELPGIPQSNIEIEFTDPQTLVIKGRSEREYHSNDENKAEQAETEKPVQGESSEVAKTGEKQISTKKAANKPRYWVSERSVGEFQRTFTFPTRVNQDDVKASLKDGILSVIVPKAVAPSAKKITIQ, from the coding sequence ATGTCTCTCTTCAGAACTATCCCGACCCCTGGAGAATTCGCTCCTCTCTTCCGTCTTCTTGACGACTACGACGTCCACCGCTCCACGCGCGGCCAAACTGTCGTGCAGTCCTTCGCACCTCGCTTCGATGTTCGTGAATCCAATGAGGCCTACCACCTTGACGGTGAACTCCCTGGCATTCCACAGAGCAACATTGAAATCGAGTTCACCGACCCTCAAACCCTGGTGATCAAGGGCCGGTCGGAGCGCGAGTACCACTCCAACGACGAGAACAAGGCTGAGCAGGCCGAGACCGAGAAGCCAGTTCAGGGTGAAAGCAGCGAGGTTGCAAAGACCGGCGAGAAGCAGATTTCCACCAAGAAGGCCGCTAACAAGCCGCGCTACTGGGTCAGCGAACGCTCCGTCGGCGAGTTCCAGCGCACCTTCACCTTCCCGACTCGTGTCAATCAGGACGATGTCAAGGCCAGCTTGAAGGACGGCATCTTGTCCGTGATCGTTCCCAAGGCCGTGGCTCCCTCTGCAAAGAAGATCACCATTCAGTAA
- a CDS encoding uncharacterized protein (transcript_id=CADANIAT00005192) produces the protein MCGSSADDLLPAPVIIDDEEYEISTPLLRYAPDIFAQEGADDNLADVGCSNRHWIFSETAEWRERHYNMKRKIARYPPFSFRSSIDDCPGQKLRKAITWCCVISDLQPCHAQDCVVRANLVRQVLPDCAWVPFREFMVTAFSCWSSTVKGRNSRVIPKLLDLDYLCSLVERIQEADEPSMGVMNSRLPCLDIVGVMAIWDWVSYIATEQENLMRVRMDRIFSFYQSFVFQVINDPRHEKELGRFGICPSRVWNLLVSGGNQPMGFVAITQDLRKLGFPDQGTKHKGCTAQLCLFADENSTVKRQMHPPTCPYQPSTCPEAYFDPDELRDYIASHSDKDWVPTAWDIRGWANDFPSVAPLLKQPRGRYVAISHVWSDGTGVGLKDLGKVNSCLAAYFARIALRLNCDGLWWDAICIPSGRDEKRKAMDRMLDNYINATYTVIHDQELLNFEWRDDGTPAMAVLLSSWFTRGWTAAELNATGRSSDTSVMVLFKDPDSSEPLIKDLETEVLVPAEIQWGYSTFPRDDNIRSHAHLVTSDIIRAVRNSGTSKYTVIKSLPHLMRVLGPRTTSWARDRMILASLLCLEPGKVNTSRTSVEQTKCILNTFHEIPTCYLYHGEVTIASSGRYSWCPPSIFDLGQTAGPMAPYLYGTPTTSDVIIIKDGIASGLFDVSTLTEEDCNAIHPYGSHPAVLAKIRMALSEPHRCLLLRTREDTLSSVPYIDTQILAEVLPEPLEKFRGKEDLRVIPANWFNSGTNLRYVGTVISNRLSGSAVRKNVPCFLGLEGEQESDDEDDSENGDESGGESKSENDSEDEEEEEEEEEEEDSAEYAEFSDDDMEGIALKGKLPYLCGWALVIPVEHSVEVLQGARKRDFIMTANKTLKSLKKPSAHLRTGRQR, from the exons ATGTGCGGTTCAAGCGCAGATGATCTACTACCTGCACCTGTGATcatcgatgatgaggaatATGAAATCAGCACTCCGCTCCTTCGTTATGCTCCTGACATATTTGCTCAGGAAGGTGCCGATGATAATCTTGCGGATGTTGGTTGCTCCAATAGGCACTGGATTTTCAGCGAGACTGCAGAATGGAGAGAGCGACATTATAACATGAAGCGGAAGATCGCTCGATATCCACCCTTCTCATTCCGCTCCAGTATCGATGACTGTCCAGGGCAGAAACTCCGCAAGGCAATCACCTGGTGCTGCGTGATTTCAGACTTGCAACCGTGCCACGCACAAGATTGCGTCGTAAGGGCCAACCTAGTGCGCCAGGTTCTTCCTGACTGCGCCTGGGTGCCGTTTCGAGAATTTATGGTGACAGCATTCTCGTGCTGGAGTTCAACTGTCAAAGGCCGCAACTCGAGAGTCATACCCAAGCTTCTGGATCTCGACTATCTCTGCTCACTGGTTGAGAGGATTCAGGAAGCAGACGAACCCTCAATGGGAGTCATGAACTCGCGTCTTCCGTGCCTCGACATTGTTGGCGTCATGGCTATCTGGGATTGGGTATCGTATATTGCTACCGAACAGGAGAACTTGATGCGTGTTAGGATGGACAGAATTTTCTCCTTCTACCAGTCATTTGTCTTTCAGGTGATCAACGACCCTCGCCATGAAAAAGAGCTTGGGCGGTTCGGCATTTGCCCTAGCCGGGTTTGGAACCTCCTCGTCTCCGGTGGCAACCAGCCAATGGGCTTTGTTGCCATCACCCAGGACTTGCGAAAGCTAGGCTTTCCAGATCAGGGCACTAAGCACAAGGGATGTACCGCGCAGCTCTGCCTGTTCGCCGACGAGAACAGTACGGTCAAGCGCCAGATGCATCCGCCAACATGTCCATACCAGCCCAGCACATGCCCAGAAGCATACTTTGATCCTGATGAGTTGAGAGATTACATAGCCTCTCATTCGGATAAAGACTGGGTGCCGACTGCTTGGGATATCAGAGGATGGGCCAACGACTTTCCGTCGGTGGCACCCCTACTGAAGCAGCCGCGCGGTCGCTACGTCGCTATTTCACACGTCTGGAGCGACGGAACGGGCGTTGGCCTTAAGGATCTTGGCAAAGTCAACTCATGTCTTGCGGCGTATTTTGCCCGAATTGCTCTCAGATTGAACTGTGATGGGCTCTGGTGGGATGCTATCTGCATCCCTAGCGGGCGGGATGAGAAACGCAAAGCGATGGACCGAATGCTGGATAACTACATCAATGCAACATATACTGTAATCCATGATCAGGAACTTCTGAATTTTGAATGGAGAGATGACGGCACTCCCGCGATGGCAGTGCTTTTGTCGTCCTGGTTCACTCGTGGATGGACAGCGGCCGAACTGAACGCGACCGGGAGGAGTTCTGACACAAGCGTCATGGTCCTTTTCAAGGACCCTGATAGCTCAGAGCCCCTCATTAAGGATCTCGAGACCGAGGTGCTAGTCCCTGCCGAGATACAATGGGGCTACAGCACCTTCCCCAGAGACGACAATATCCGCAGCCATGCGCATCTGGTAACCAGTGATATCATCCGTGCAGTGCGAAATTCAGGTACTTCGAAATACACTGTAATCAAGTCATTGCCACACCTGATGCGTGTCCTTGGGCCTCGGACGACATCATGGGCGAGAGATCGAATGATCCTAGCATCACTGCTGTGCCTCGAACCGGGGAAGGTTAACACATCACGCACATCCGTCGAGCAAACCAAGTGTATCCTGAACACTTTCCATGAGATTCCCACTTGCTATCTTTACCACGGGGAGGTTACCATAGCAAGCTCCGGCCGGTACTCGTGGTGTCCCCCATCCATTTTCGACTTGGGTCAAACCGCAGGCCCAATGGCCCCTTACCTGTACGGAACACCCACCACAAGCGATGTTATTATCATCAAAGATGGAATAGCCAGCGGACTTTTTGACGTCTCTACACTAACAGAAGAGGACTGCAATGCTATCCATCCTTACGGGTCCCATCCCGCTGTCCTGGCTAAGATTCGGATGGCGTTGAGCGAGCCGCACAGGTGCCTGCTGCTGCGAACTCGTGAGGATACCTTGTCGAGCGTGCCGTATATCGACACGCAGATCCTTGCGGAGGTCTTGCCTGAGCCGTTAGAAAAATTTAGAGGCAAGGAAGACCTGAGAGTGATACCCGCGAACTGGTTTAATTCCGGGACCAACCTTAGGTATGTTGGCACTGTCATTTCGAACCGACTGTCGGGCTCTGCAGTTCGTAAGAATGTGCCATGTTTTCTCGGCTTGGAGGGGGAGCAGGagagcgatgacgaggatgattcgGAAAATGGGGATGAGAGTGGGGGGGAGAGTAAGAGTGAGAATgacagcgaggatgaggaggaagaggaggaggaggaggaggaggaggattcAGCTGAATATGCAGAATTCTCAGACGATGACATGGAGGGAATCGCGCTG AAGGGAAAATTGCCATATTTGTGTGGCTGGGCACTGGTAATTCCGGTAGAACACTCTGTCGAGGTTTTGCAGGGCGCACGAAAGAGGGACTTTATTATGACCGCAAACAAGACCCTTAAGAGTCTCAAGAAACCGTCCGCTCACTTGCGAACAGGAAGGCAGAGGTAA
- a CDS encoding uncharacterized protein (transcript_id=CADANIAT00005193) — protein MPLFWLPPLPEWAAQLVSILPLCALIEFSEEALKLHVFELAGLIPLWSWPVSPKGARLLLSSDNSIDACCLDRPGASPELHCMDGKYGDHYPSSAAATTRLYLSAQSITKRVSNPFEKNPNLSRRQKLDLYLVRPMPTSQSGLWILRGWEKLHGVVSPRYATSALTGWMLWLAILILSLVSGTYLGFAYLLLMPITGTAASLLLGGQARNLLASENPGTEDRLVVVTDSLNGGSWSAYYGPKDPINALLNRPLLRPTRPSHPHLLRWIIRLCVSTQWILLIVSSALQGWDAAVVTAWTAFCALFVTYIYPPERAAADWLRFNCGLAISRIRTAFTTRRPLLSALAYINPDRDQTAWMDPILAKAEERTQWEKAMFELIATGQTDEKWAKEYWMHLVVEGVEMGKKLEQAVKQELARP, from the coding sequence ATGCCGCTGTTTTGGCTACCTCCTCTCCCGGAATGGGCTGCCCAGCTGGTCAGCATCCTGCCCCTGTGCGCCCTAATTGAGTTCAGCGAAGAAGCCCTGAAACTGCATGTCTTCGAACTGGCCGGATTGATTCCGCTCTGGAGCTGGCCTGTCTCCCCTAAGGGAGCGCGACTCCTGCTCTCGTCCGATAATTCGATTGACGCCTGCTGCCTCGATCGGCCTGGCGCATCCCCCGAGCTCCATTGCATGGACGGCAAATACGGAGATCATTACCccagcagcgcagcagccACGACGAGGCTGTACCTCAGCGCCCAAAGTATCACCAAGCGGGTCAGCAACCCCTTCGAGAAAAACCCTAACCTCTCCCGCCGCCAGAAGCTAGACCTCTACCTCGTGCGACCCATGCCCACCTCACAATCTGGTCTCTGGATCCTGCGCGGGTGGGAAAAGTTGCACGGCGTCGTCTCCCCGCGCTACGCGACCAGCGCACTGACCGGCTGGATGCTCTGGCTCGcaatcctcatcctctccctcgtCAGCGGCACCTACCTTGGCTTCGCATATCTCCTGCTCATGCCAATCACCGGAACTGCAGCCTCTCTCCTCCTAGGCGGCCAGGCCCGGAACCTCCTCGCATCCGAGAACCCAGGCACCGAAGACCGCCTCGTTGTCGTCACCGACAGCCTCAACGGCGGCAGCTGGAGCGCCTATTACGGCCCCAAAGACCCAATCaacgccctcctcaaccGGCCCCTTCTCCGCCCCACGCGCCCCTCTCATCCGCATCTCCTCCGCTGGATCATCCGCCTCTGCGTGAGCACTCAGTGGATCCTCCTGATTGTCAGCTCCGCACTGCAGGGCTGGGACGCCGCCGTCGTCACAGCCTGGACCGCCTTCTGTGCCCTCTTCGTAACGTACATATACCCTCCCGAGCGCGCGGCGGCCGACTGGCTGCGTTTCAACTGCGGGTTGGCCATCTCGCGGATCCGCACAGCGTTCACGACGCGGCGCCCTCTGCTCTCTGCGCTGGCATATATCAACCCCGACCGCGACCAGACGGCCTGGATGGACCCGATTCTGGCCAAGGCGGAGGAGCGTACGCAGTGGGAGAAGGCGATGTTTGAACTCATCGCTACGGGCCAGACGGATGAGAAATGGGCCAAGGAGTACTGGATGCACCTGGTGGTAGAGGGGGTGGAGATggggaagaagctggagcaagCGGTTAAACAGGAGCTGG